The sequence TTGGAGTGGTACTTTCGTCAATTCGGTTGAATGGAAGACACATCAGCTTGAAGATGACGTGGACGTAGTTTATTGGTTGTGAAACTACCCTCGACGTGTCCGTGTCCGAATTCAATGGCACTTGCCATCTCATCATGGAgacaaacgacgtcgtttctcGGTTGACTTGTGGCGGTGAGCTCCTTTATGCCCTCTGGCATTTGCATGCCCCTTCAACATTGTTGATACTGTTTGCTATTTTCAAtgttcaagaaaataaaaattattattaaatttgagtgcatttatttttatttttatttattaattttttttttaaatggaaagtGATAAAATCACATAAAACATCTCCATGAACcacaatataaaaatatacaaaaaatatatataacatctACTATTAAATTATTCTCTTAGGTTTTagtttaataacaaaataattaatacaatCCCGAAAAACTAAATAATCGTTCAATTCTCTCAAACAAAAGGGTGGTCGAAGATTTTTTCTTGGCTAACAACGAAACAAAATTTCATGCCAAAAGATTATTACTTTCTGTTTAGAGCAAAATATAGACATTAGTATAATACGAGAGATCTCCAGTAATACATCATAATTTAGTGTATCAGAACCtaatcattaatttatttttaccataAATTTGTCTAAAAACACATAATTGAGAAGATTGGATAGAAGATTATAGATTAAACTTAGTCTTTTTATTGTGTCATTCTTCTAAATATAGATTATAGATTAAATTGACATTAACTATATATCTTCCCGCCATCTTCTTTAACTGCTTAAATCCTGGAAGCACCAATAAGAAAggataaaaagggaaaatcacTGTTGtattaattatcaaacattTGTTGTAATGTCCTACATTTGTTAAGGATACTTCCTTATATTTTAACCGATTGTTGACTGTTTAAGGTTTCAAAACTCATGGGAAGGCGTAGCGGCCACCCGCGGGGACTTGTCTGGATTCTACAACTGGGTCTAAAGAAAGGCTCAAAAGTGATATATATCTCTGAACCGTTACCGTATCTGTCTCGGCCATCGCCTTCTATCCTCTCCCTCCATTCAATCCTCTTTCTTTATTCTCTTTCCGTTGTCAGATCTGTCCATTTTTCTTCCACTTCGTTTCAATTTTCATATGCTGCTTACGCTGCACGACGTTGTTTTGGTTGGCCTCTCTGCATCGaaggtatttaatttttattttttgtttttgttatcaatttttttatttattctgtGCTTGGAATCTCAACCTCCGTTGGGTTGCCGAGAAGGCGGgccaaagaaaatagaagaaaaagaagaagttcGTGTCTTGTTGTCTTGTGGATTTTGCAGGGTGGTTTTGCTTTCCAATAAAATTTCCCGGGAGCCACAAAGATTTTCCTCCTAAACAGGCAGAACCTGCGTTTTCATACCCTGCCAAAACTGTTGTTGGTTTTCCTTTATCTTTCATCATCATGAAAACTTGAGTGCGTCATAAAGATCATTAACATCGGCATGCTTATTTCCATTTCCAATTCTCcggaaaaataattcatttttgatttttggtttttgaatcTTGATCAAGCAAGGAACCGAATTGGGTTAGACTTGTTAAGCAAGAAATGAATaggaaatttcaaattcaagaaTCGGGTTCGTTGGAGGGGAAGTGCAAAGTGATTTGCTTTTTTCGATTTAATGGGTTGCATCCTCTAGTTGATTGAATTACCCTATTTAGATAATGAGATGAAAAGGCTATTGCAGTTGGTGGCTGTTGTCCTCATGTACAGAATCAATTGGAAAAAACTGTTCGTTGTTGTAGCCATAATGACAACAGCTGGTATGGTACTTCAAACCTATACACTTCCTTATCCAATGGCGACCTGGTTCCTCCCTCCACAAACGATGGTCTCTTCCTACAAATCCTTGAATGGTAGTACCGTTCATTTGACCGAGACCCTTTCGTTGGAAAGTGCCGAGCAGTTTCAACTTGTTCCTACTGCCCCTGTTGTGTCTTTGAATTCTTCCACTGAATTGGTTAAGTCAGTGCCAATTGTTGAAGAGAGAGCTCAAGTTTCTCCAAGGAAAAATCCTTCATCCAGAAGGAGAAGGAAGAACGCAAAGATTGACAAAACCAATGAGCAAAAGGTTGTATTTCATCCGCCTCCACCCAGAACTGTGCCCACTCGTTTGCAGGTAGAATTATTGGGAACTTCaagaattttgtttcttttgtgaaaTATAGAATAGTGACTTTACCAATTATCTTGcctatatttttgtttgatataTTGTTCATTTACAGAGATATATTTGGTCATTGCCACCTGATGAGGCCCTTTTATTTGCTAAAAGGGAGATCCAGAATGTCTCAACTGTTACTGATGATCCTGAGCTGTATGCCTCTTTATTCCACAATGTTTCTGTTTTCAAAAGGTGTGTCTCGTAACACTAATATAATCTAGCTTTCCATGGTTGTTAACAATTCATACTGTATCTTGTAATCTGCAAATAACTTTATGTTAGCTAGATTATTTATGATTTGATTGATTGGGAAAATATATGTAGCTATCATAGGAGAAACTTTGAATAGTCAGGGCTGTATTAGCCtaaaacttaattctaaatgtTAAGGAGTAGATGGAGGTAGTTGGGATTAAGGATTTCTCGAGCTGGGTAGGTGGAGTTGGATGTAGGGTTATTGTAAGAAAAATAGTCTCATTTGCTATTTAGGTGCCACAATCAAGGTAAAATTGTAGAACAAGTCAAAGGTTTATATTCATAATGTCATCAAATCATGCCTTTGTTTCTGGACgcaggtatatatatatatatatttctgtTACTTCTCGGTATTTCGCAAGACAAGTGCTGTGGTTAAGGGTTGACTCTGAGGATATTCCAAAGACACTTGAAGATaacttttgaatttaaatttttctgGAAAAATTCAAAGCCAACTTTAGACTTCTTTCTGGGTGGATCTGAATTTTGTCACCAATGTCTGCAGACTTCTTCTGGTATAGGTATTTAGTACCTACCACGCTTTAAATTGTCAGTATTGGGAGGTGACCTGAGCAACAGGAGAGGACTCTTGTATTCTTAGTCTAATTTTGGCATCTGGAAGTGGGGAAAAGTTGCCTTCAACTGTAACTATAGCATGCTTTAAAGTACTGGAACTACCTCTTGGTGATGAAGTATAGCAGCCACGTATTTTCCAACATTAATTTGTTGTATATTTGCAGTACAGACTTCCCTGAGTATAGATTCACGCTTATTTAGTACTAATAACTTTGATGTCCACACCCAGATTAGTCAACTTCATAAAGCCCAGAAGGCAGGAAGGACCCACATGGTCATGccaagattaaataaaaatatttcactGGCAAAAAACCCATCTAATTTTTCATTGCTAAGACACTGGATATGGCAGCAAGGTAAcgtgaaattataatttttaactcatttataTTCATCAACACACCTTGGAAAAGTATTCAAAAGCTTGGATGTGGGTCCTTAATAACTTCAGATTTAATTGAACAAGTTAAAACTCAGCATCAAAGATGTAGTGGTTGGTAGATGTCATTGAAATAGATTGTGGATCTGAAAAGGCCTTGGTGTGCGACGAATTTGGTGGTTTGATTAGAGAAGATGGACACCTGAGAATTAAGAGAATGTGCATTCCAAATGTATGGAGGCACGATTAGAAATATTGGCTGCCTGTAATTAGGTTTGTTTGGTAAATGTTCATTTAAGTTGAATGCTAATGCAAGACAGCAATAAAGTTGGTATCGCTTTGATAAGACCCTTTGTAAGTCTACATTTATTTGCCCCTCTTGAAATAGGTTTCAGTTAATTCAGTGAATTTATTGCCTATAAAACAACTAGATATTAGGTCATTTCTTTAACTAGAGTTGGAGGTACTTCCATCTGCTCATAATTGTGTGGCATGGAATTAAGCTCCTTCATGCTATgaagtttaaatttttcataaagcTGCTGCTCAAGCCTCTTGCCTGTTCCATATTACCCTCCTCCACAAAATCCATGAATCTCACTATCCATGGCATCTCCTACCTGTGTCTAGAACATCAACAATTGTcccttaataatttttgtggAAATCCTTTCTTCTGTGCATGGCAATAAACACCTGGAAACCAGATTAGCATTACATTGTCCAGTACCTTATATTGTCTTCTCCTAACAGCTTTTATGTCAAGAAACTTTAAGGGTTAGCTTTGTTCTGAAATGAAGAACATGTCATTTTACCAAGGCAATGGAATAACATACAAACAGGAAATTACTTTTGTTTTGTGTTGGTATTTTATTAGATGATAGCCCTCTATTCCATAATCTTCAATTTCAGTGTTAATTTGTCTGAGACAGCTGCTACTTTATTTGAGATTACTCAATAGTCATAGTTTGGTTACCAAGGTTTCATTTTGCTTGTTAATTCAATTACAAGTTAATTGTTCTTAAGGAATTACAATGCTGTATAAATTCCAGGAGTTATGAATTGATGGAAACCATACTTAAAGTCTACATTTACCCAGATGGAGCAAGACCCATTTTTCATGCACCCCATCTCAGAGGAATTTATGCTTCTGAAGGGTGGTTTATGAAGTTAATGGAGGAAAACAGGCAGTTTGTCACAAGGGACCCAAAAAAGGCTCACTTGTTTTATCTTCCATACAGTGCACGCCAGCTGGAGACGGCACTCTATGTGCCCAATTCACATAATATCAGACCACTGTCGATCTTCTTAAGGGACCATGTGAACATGATTGCAGCAAAGTATCCTTTCTGGAACCGCACACATGGATCAGACCATTTTTTAGTTGCTTGCCACGACTGGGTATGATAGTACACTTCTGTCTGTCTGTAAAAATGCTTAAATTTTTACCTGACTGCTGCTTTACTGGTTTGATTTTTCATCTAGGATCCATTTTTGCTTTGTATTTCAtttcctcaaaaaataaaaaaaaataaaaagaaatcacATAGAAAATTTTGGCTTAAACAGCTGCAGCTATGGCGATGCACACAGAGTTTGTGAGTGAGGAAAAGAGAGTTTATATGAATTCCCTTTTGGAATTTGAGCATCCTTGCATTCAATTTTCTGAAGTTACTATCATAGTATCATGTACTCTCAACTAACTTTCCTATGTTCAATGTTAATGTTTTGTAGGGCCCTTACACAGTGAATGAACACCAGGAGCTGAGCAGAAACACCATAAAAGCTCTTTGCAATGCTGATCTATCAGAAGGCATATTTGTTAAAGGGAAAGATGTTTCCCTTCCAGAAACTACCATTAGGAATCCAAGGCGCCCTCTAAGAAATGTTGGTGGAAGACGAGTATCACAGCGTCCAATTCTTGCTTTTTTTGCTGGAAACATGCATGGTAGGGTTCGCCCCACCCTTCTCAAGTACTGGTCTGATAAAGATGAAGACATGAGGATTTATGGACCACTACCCAATAGAATCTCCAGAAAAATGTCCTATATTCAGCATATGAAATCAAGCAGATTCTGTATTTGCCCAATGGGATATGAAGTGAACAGCCCCAGGATTGTTGAGGCAATATATTATGAGTGTGTCCCAGTGATCATAGCCGATAACTTTGTCCCTCCACTCAACAATGTGTTGGATTGGACTGCATTTTCTGTAATTGTGGCTGAGAAGGATATACCCAAACTGAAGGAAATCCTTTTGGCTATTCCATTGAGACGGTACCTTGTAATGCAAACAAACGTGAAGATGGTGCAGAAGCATTTTCTCTGGAACCCAAAACCAGTCAGATATGATTTGTTCCACATGGTTCTGCATTCAATTTGGTTTAGTAGGCTGAACCAGATTCAAATCTCAGTGTCTTAGAAAATTCTTGGTGATGAATGCTAGTTCTTGAAGTCGAGCTTATTTTGGAATAGGAATTGAGTAGGGTTAAAACTAGTGACTAGGGTAATATGTGTTCCAATTACTGAGATGTGATGTTGAAGGAATGCTACAGCACCAGTTGCCCTGGGTCTACGTTTGATAATCGGAAAATCAAGTTGTATTAAGCTCAAAACTGGGATAATATCATCAGATGGGAGTAATGGTGATGGTCAGAATGAGGATTTCACAACGCAGGTACCATATGGTTGATGCTTCACATTATTGATTATATGCAGTAATCTCTACCTGTCCAACTTAATTCGCATCTAAGACAACCTGCCCATCATTAAAATGTCCACTACATTACTTAATCTGCCATAAAGAATTGATTGCACTCTTCTTTTGTTATGTTTCTTCTAGATGTCCAATCACCCATGCTAGGTCACCATATTAGGATATGGAATGGCCCTGCTATTATTTCCGTTAAAATCAAATTAGCATAGTTTCCAAAGCAGAAAATTATATCTGAAATAATAGCAACACCCTTTGTACCCATGATTGTGATGTGTCCTTACTAGTGATTGGATGAAACCAGTGAGAAACTACTCCCATAAATGGATCTGTTAGCATCTCAACATCATGCTCCCTATGCCAAACTGTTGTTTGCTTTTTAAAATACTAGAGAGACCCtgtgatgaggatgaatctccaagatatatatcaagaaagggaattagtattagttacaattaaagtaggattagtattacttggaattaaattaggattaattttTGTTGGAGCTAATTAGGATTAACTAGTTaacttataatataattagagtttgaatcataataggttattagagtcatagtagactttggatgttataattagaattagagtcataataggttattagagtcctagtaaaTTTCGGATTtattagagaagcctataaataggctaattgATGTAAATCAAATGactaattgatattaataatattatgttttctttcattgcaaggttgcaactctcataatttattccttgttcctctccttacaccctaaaaataaaaccctagcccacctacccttgagtgtaggcaatgatcctagggttgtccttcATCACCCTACTTCAATAAATTGGTCTGTTAGCATCTCAACAGCCTGCTCCCTACAATGAactctcttttaatttttaaaatggggcAAAAGTACAAAATGacaatgaaaattgttttatctcCATGATTTACTAGTTAAAAACCTTTGTTTCTTTCTCATGGTTTCTGCACTTTTTCCTTATGTCTCATTGAGCCTAAATTTTTAGGTTTGTCTGCTGCAGGAAGACAGCGTTTGAATCTTTGTAGCAATTTATTGGACCAAATCCAGAGATGCTGAGGTAGTCTTGGAATCATACTTTGTACACTAATGTATagacctgaaaaaaaaaaaaaaaaaggaaaaaagaaaaaagaaaagaatgggCATACAGGTTTATCATTTTTCACAATGTTGTATAAGATGATTATAGTCacttgaaatgagaaaaaacttGATGACATGGATTTGTTCTCTGAATGCTGATACATGAGTTATTTTAACTTGATACATGAACGTGTTCAAGATCGGCCCTATACCTTCATTGTATGAACCATTCCATGGTTGGAATTTGTATCTAAAATATGGAGTTTCTGCTTCCATTTTCACTCTTTCATCCTTGAAATCTTGTGAAAACTCTCTATCTGCTATACATTAAAATTTCCACCTAGTTTTTGTGATGGCTTCACATCTTATACATTTCAAATATCCTGGCTTTAAGTTTCTGCTTCTTTGGATACTATAGAAACAAGCATTTGGTTTTGCCCATTAGCGTGAAAGCTTGGTGATGAGTTatataaggagaaaatgggaGGCTGCTTTAGACTTTGACTTGTATAAGCTTTCTAGTTGAATGGTATAGGCTGCAAAATAATCAGCTCAAAAGAAAAATGCTGGCCACATTGAGTGATATGCTGACTTCAATTTTGTTGGTGCAGACTCGGTAAATGTTTCAGGTTACAAAAGTCAATTTGTTAGTCATGAATAAACTTGAAAAAAGTTTCACTCTATTCAACCAAATTATCTTTTAATACGATTGACTGTTGATTTTCTTGTATGGAAAAtgatatgttttttcattactGAGCTATCTGATTCGATATGTGGCATGCCTAGATCTAATATTCTTGGCTTAATATTGTATCTTTTGGAGAAGAGATAGTGGTTCTAGTTGGGTTGAGGTATGGGACATTCCCGATCAGTTGAGGGTAGACTCTGAAAATGGTTTCAAGGCATTGTGTATTGCTGCGGAAAGCTTGCTAAACTCGAAGGACTGTTAAGACGCTTGTTATAGCGTGATGAGGAATCCATTCAGATTTTATAAGTAAATTACACTAtatttatttgaagaaaaaagaaaaaaagaaaagacattATTCACGCCAGCTTCACCTTTTCTTGGCGAGCCAGGATTCCTCATCGAGCTCAAGAAACTTGTTCACCCACTCCAACCCACAGGAGCCTTCAGCCGAGAAGTCAAAGAACTCATTGACATCAAAGTTGATGTCTGGGTACCCACTTCCTCTGTCTCCTTCTCCACTGCCCTCTGCAATGTCTTCGGGTTTCTGGGGTGCAGTCTCTTTTGATGTGGAAGTctcagttttgttttctttctgtTGTAGTTTCTTGCTCAAATGAGAATTCCAGTAGTTCTTGATCTCATTATCTGTTCGCCCTGGAAGTCTCCCAGCGATCAACGACCACCTACGCATAGAAAACAACTGTCAAATTCACACGCATTGCACTGCTTCTATGCCAAAACTGATAATAGCAAATGCACCAACTGTTCGATCATCACCCCACCTGTTCCCTAGCAGCTTATGAAGTCTGAGAATCAAGTCCTCTTCGTCATCTGATATGTTGCCTCTCTTGATGTTGGGTCTCAGATAATTCAACCATCTCAATCTGCAACTTTTCCCACACCGATTCAGCCCTGcagaaaaacaaggaaaaccaTTAAACCCCATCAGatccaaaatcaagaaaaatgcaGTTGATATATGTGTTGAGTTTAAACTAGATGAATCTCTCACACCCACCTGATTTGAATGCTACAGTTTTCCACCTCTTTGCGCCATGCACTTCTATATACTCGGCCAGTTTTCTATCCTCCTCGGATGTCCATGCTCCTTTGTTCATAACTTTCTTACTGGATCCTTCATTAATGCTTCTTGGGGCCATAATTGAGAGAGTGAAAGGAGTATCTGGAGGTGTAATTGTGAAGCGGTGTGGTTGCAGTCTGCTGCTGAGGCAGTAGCAGAGTGAGACTTTAATACACAGGAGGGGAGGTGGGGGGCGCCTCTTGTCTCTGGTCATTGAAGAGTCAACCCCACCCATCTAACC is a genomic window of Vitis riparia cultivar Riparia Gloire de Montpellier isolate 1030 chromosome 1, EGFV_Vit.rip_1.0, whole genome shotgun sequence containing:
- the LOC117910877 gene encoding probable glycosyltransferase At5g03795 isoform X1, with the protein product MLLTLHDVVLVGLSASKLVAVVLMYRINWKKLFVVVAIMTTAGMVLQTYTLPYPMATWFLPPQTMVSSYKSLNGSTVHLTETLSLESAEQFQLVPTAPVVSLNSSTELVKSVPIVEERAQVSPRKNPSSRRRRKNAKIDKTNEQKVVFHPPPPRTVPTRLQRYIWSLPPDEALLFAKREIQNVSTVTDDPELYASLFHNVSVFKRSYELMETILKVYIYPDGARPIFHAPHLRGIYASEGWFMKLMEENRQFVTRDPKKAHLFYLPYSARQLETALYVPNSHNIRPLSIFLRDHVNMIAAKYPFWNRTHGSDHFLVACHDWGPYTVNEHQELSRNTIKALCNADLSEGIFVKGKDVSLPETTIRNPRRPLRNVGGRRVSQRPILAFFAGNMHGRVRPTLLKYWSDKDEDMRIYGPLPNRISRKMSYIQHMKSSRFCICPMGYEVNSPRIVEAIYYECVPVIIADNFVPPLNNVLDWTAFSVIVAEKDIPKLKEILLAIPLRRYLVMQTNVKMVQKHFLWNPKPVRYDLFHMVLHSIWFSRLNQIQISVS
- the LOC117910877 gene encoding probable glycosyltransferase At5g03795 isoform X3, yielding MLLTLHDVVLVGLSASKLVAVVLMYRINWKKLFVVVAIMTTAGMVLQTYTLPYPMATWFLPPQTMVSSYKSLNGSTVHLTETLSLESAEQFQLVPTAPVVSLNSSTELVKSVPIVEERAQVSPRKNPSSRRRRKNAKIDKTNEQKVVFHPPPPRTVPTRLQRYIWSLPPDEALLFAKREIQNVSTVTDDPELYASLFHNVSVFKSARQLETALYVPNSHNIRPLSIFLRDHVNMIAAKYPFWNRTHGSDHFLVACHDWGPYTVNEHQELSRNTIKALCNADLSEGIFVKGKDVSLPETTIRNPRRPLRNVGGRRVSQRPILAFFAGNMHGRVRPTLLKYWSDKDEDMRIYGPLPNRISRKMSYIQHMKSSRFCICPMGYEVNSPRIVEAIYYECVPVIIADNFVPPLNNVLDWTAFSVIVAEKDIPKLKEILLAIPLRRYLVMQTNVKMVQKHFLWNPKPVRYDLFHMVLHSIWFSRLNQIQISVS
- the LOC117910918 gene encoding transcription factor MYB3-like, whose amino-acid sequence is MGGVDSSMTRDKRRPPPPLLCIKVSLCYCLSSRLQPHRFTITPPDTPFTLSIMAPRSINEGSSKKVMNKGAWTSEEDRKLAEYIEVHGAKRWKTVAFKSGLNRCGKSCRLRWLNYLRPNIKRGNISDDEEDLILRLHKLLGNRWSLIAGRLPGRTDNEIKNYWNSHLSKKLQQKENKTETSTSKETAPQKPEDIAEGSGEGDRGSGYPDINFDVNEFFDFSAEGSCGLEWVNKFLELDEESWLAKKR
- the LOC117910877 gene encoding probable glycosyltransferase At5g03795 isoform X2 — encoded protein: MKRLLQLVAVVLMYRINWKKLFVVVAIMTTAGMVLQTYTLPYPMATWFLPPQTMVSSYKSLNGSTVHLTETLSLESAEQFQLVPTAPVVSLNSSTELVKSVPIVEERAQVSPRKNPSSRRRRKNAKIDKTNEQKVVFHPPPPRTVPTRLQRYIWSLPPDEALLFAKREIQNVSTVTDDPELYASLFHNVSVFKRSYELMETILKVYIYPDGARPIFHAPHLRGIYASEGWFMKLMEENRQFVTRDPKKAHLFYLPYSARQLETALYVPNSHNIRPLSIFLRDHVNMIAAKYPFWNRTHGSDHFLVACHDWGPYTVNEHQELSRNTIKALCNADLSEGIFVKGKDVSLPETTIRNPRRPLRNVGGRRVSQRPILAFFAGNMHGRVRPTLLKYWSDKDEDMRIYGPLPNRISRKMSYIQHMKSSRFCICPMGYEVNSPRIVEAIYYECVPVIIADNFVPPLNNVLDWTAFSVIVAEKDIPKLKEILLAIPLRRYLVMQTNVKMVQKHFLWNPKPVRYDLFHMVLHSIWFSRLNQIQISVS